One part of the Oceanihabitans sp. IOP_32 genome encodes these proteins:
- a CDS encoding multicopper oxidase domain-containing protein, with translation MIRKITILFVLLVSFESVAQVGTNGQDRKEEGRPIKEYNLTIEENKMTLGGVTANAMTINGDIPGPVLEFNIGDLAIINVTNKMDEETSVHWHGLILPNFYDGVPYLTTPPIEPGTTFQYRIPINQSGTYWYHSHTMLQEQKGVYGSIIIHPKEKTLEYDKDLVVVLSDWTNEKPMNVLRNLKRGNEWYQVKKGTAVPLSRVISEGAFGAQLKFWRDRMEGADIADIYYPAFLSNGKKLAEYPEFTAGEKVRLRFINASASTYYWMDFGGGNPMVVSSDGIDVEPISKSRFLFGIAETYDVIVTIPEGTVEITATAQDGSGDTSLRIGQGTLYPAERIDRPDKVEMMKQMAKMDMKMGAPAMVGNKKKNTPEVLMQKYGMKMNMKDGEMKMGNDKMSMKDGKMNDQMDMKMDDTMGMKKDSMSMSHNGASNKMEGHMHNMPMMQKDSTSFDYEERKTYFNYDFLEAKEKTEFKADLPVNEVLLNLTGNMNRYVWSMNGVPLSETDKINIKGGEVTRITLNNLTMMHHPMHLHGHYFRVINEKGERSPLKHTVNVPPMQKVIIEFYNEEYGDWFFHCHVLYHMMGGMARVFSYDTPRDDRMKDYPVQKLIDETDHYYSWGLARAGSNFNELFLTSSNIRNEFGLRTEFDYDQNLEAEISYNRYLNDWVRVYAGVNTETSTPDSYDTFNTVGLVGVKYFTPYRFNVDVSMDHQLRPRIRLDRELLIFPRIFLEGEYEYRADFGWVNDLENNKSFESETQWLVGVAYILSRNFSIQANYNNRYGLGGGLLARF, from the coding sequence GGACAAGATAGAAAAGAAGAAGGACGACCTATTAAAGAGTATAACCTTACCATTGAAGAAAATAAAATGACGCTTGGTGGTGTTACTGCTAATGCAATGACTATCAATGGTGATATTCCAGGACCCGTTTTGGAATTTAATATAGGAGACCTTGCCATTATTAATGTAACCAATAAAATGGATGAAGAAACTTCAGTGCATTGGCACGGATTGATACTTCCCAATTTTTACGACGGGGTTCCATATTTAACTACCCCACCGATTGAGCCAGGAACAACTTTCCAATACAGGATTCCAATCAACCAATCGGGAACATATTGGTACCATTCCCACACAATGCTACAAGAACAAAAAGGTGTTTATGGGTCTATTATCATTCATCCAAAAGAGAAAACCTTGGAATATGATAAAGATTTAGTCGTGGTATTATCAGATTGGACCAATGAAAAACCAATGAATGTATTACGAAACCTTAAAAGAGGTAACGAGTGGTATCAAGTTAAAAAAGGCACAGCAGTGCCATTAAGTAGGGTCATTTCAGAAGGTGCCTTTGGTGCTCAACTTAAATTTTGGAGAGACCGTATGGAAGGGGCTGATATTGCAGACATTTATTATCCCGCATTTTTGTCCAACGGTAAAAAACTGGCAGAGTATCCAGAATTTACGGCTGGCGAAAAAGTAAGGCTTCGCTTCATTAACGCATCGGCTTCTACCTATTATTGGATGGATTTCGGAGGGGGTAACCCAATGGTTGTTTCAAGTGACGGTATTGATGTGGAACCTATATCAAAAAGTCGCTTCCTTTTTGGTATTGCTGAAACCTACGATGTAATTGTCACCATTCCAGAAGGTACAGTTGAAATTACTGCCACGGCACAGGATGGCTCTGGTGATACCTCTTTACGTATAGGACAAGGAACACTTTATCCCGCAGAAAGAATTGACAGACCAGACAAAGTGGAAATGATGAAGCAAATGGCTAAAATGGATATGAAAATGGGAGCACCTGCAATGGTTGGAAACAAGAAGAAGAATACACCCGAAGTTTTAATGCAGAAGTACGGAATGAAGATGAATATGAAGGACGGCGAGATGAAAATGGGGAACGATAAGATGTCGATGAAAGATGGCAAAATGAATGACCAAATGGATATGAAGATGGATGATACAATGGGAATGAAAAAAGACTCGATGTCAATGAGCCATAATGGAGCATCAAATAAAATGGAAGGTCATATGCACAATATGCCAATGATGCAGAAGGATTCTACTTCTTTTGATTATGAGGAGCGAAAGACATACTTCAACTATGATTTTTTAGAGGCAAAAGAAAAAACTGAATTTAAGGCAGATTTACCAGTAAATGAAGTGTTGCTTAACCTAACAGGTAATATGAATCGCTATGTATGGAGTATGAATGGGGTTCCATTATCAGAAACCGATAAGATAAATATAAAAGGAGGCGAGGTAACCAGAATTACATTAAATAACCTGACTATGATGCACCATCCAATGCACTTGCACGGTCATTACTTCAGGGTCATTAATGAAAAAGGAGAACGTTCCCCATTAAAGCATACCGTGAACGTACCACCAATGCAGAAAGTTATTATTGAATTTTATAACGAAGAGTATGGCGATTGGTTCTTTCATTGTCACGTATTGTACCATATGATGGGTGGTATGGCAAGAGTGTTTAGTTACGATACCCCAAGGGATGATAGAATGAAAGATTATCCAGTTCAGAAACTTATCGATGAGACAGACCATTATTATTCGTGGGGATTGGCTCGTGCAGGTTCAAATTTTAATGAACTCTTTTTAACGTCGAGCAATATCCGAAATGAATTTGGTTTGAGAACAGAGTTCGATTACGACCAAAATCTTGAAGCCGAAATAAGTTATAATAGGTATCTGAACGATTGGGTACGTGTTTATGCAGGAGTAAATACCGAAACGTCAACACCAGATTCTTACGATACATTTAATACCGTAGGATTGGTTGGTGTAAAGTATTTTACGCCTTATAGATTTAATGTAGATGTGAGTATGGACCATCAGCTACGCCCAAGAATACGTTTGGACAGAGAATTATTGATTTTTCCAAGAATTTTTTTGGAAGGCGAATACGAATACAGAGCAGATTTTGGATGGGTCAATGATTTAGAGAATAATAAATCATTTGAAAGCGAAACACAATGGTTGGTAGGGGTTGCATACATTCTTTCGCGCAATTTTTCAATCCAAGCTAACTACAATAACCGATATGGATTGGGTGGTGGACTATTAGCAAGATTTTAA
- a CDS encoding DUF302 domain-containing protein, with the protein MNYYFNKTINGTFEEVIEKVTQGLKEEGFGILTEIDVTETLKKKLDIDFKKYRILGACNPPYAHKALQAEDKIGTMLPCNVIVQEIEAGIIEVAAVNPMASMQAVKNEKLNEVASEITAMLENVIEKL; encoded by the coding sequence ATGAACTATTATTTTAATAAAACAATCAATGGAACCTTCGAAGAGGTCATAGAGAAAGTGACACAAGGATTAAAGGAAGAAGGTTTTGGAATCCTTACAGAAATTGATGTAACAGAAACACTAAAGAAAAAACTGGATATAGACTTTAAAAAGTATAGGATACTCGGAGCTTGTAATCCGCCCTATGCACATAAAGCTTTGCAAGCAGAAGATAAAATTGGAACGATGTTGCCCTGCAATGTCATAGTACAGGAAATCGAAGCAGGTATCATTGAAGTTGCGGCCGTAAACCCAATGGCTTCAATGCAAGCTGTAAAAAATGAAAAATTGAATGAGGTAGCCAGCGAAATAACTGCAATGTTGGAAAACGTCATTGAAAAATTATAA
- a CDS encoding DUF3347 domain-containing protein encodes MSKLKSTLGIVAIAFITLTVMSCKDNSKEQNSTDGDHSEMNHDNSDGHHDGEKREMAMGGDSNTQAVLNDYFNLKNALVGDDNGKAKELGATLATSLGNFDASQYNDTQQSELKDIVEDAVEHAVHISESDIAHQREHFKVLSKDVIDMVAITGAEMKLYEQFCPMYDGGTAWLSTKEEVRNPYYGSQMLKCGKVQREIN; translated from the coding sequence ATGAGCAAATTAAAATCAACATTAGGTATAGTTGCGATAGCATTCATAACCTTAACAGTAATGTCTTGTAAAGACAACAGCAAAGAACAAAATAGCACGGATGGAGACCATTCAGAAATGAACCACGATAACAGTGATGGTCATCACGACGGCGAAAAGAGGGAAATGGCAATGGGTGGAGATAGTAATACACAAGCGGTATTAAATGACTATTTCAACTTAAAGAATGCCTTGGTGGGAGATGATAATGGCAAAGCCAAAGAACTTGGGGCAACCCTAGCAACATCCTTAGGAAATTTTGACGCCTCACAATATAACGATACCCAGCAATCGGAATTAAAGGATATTGTAGAGGATGCAGTTGAACACGCAGTCCACATTTCAGAAAGTGATATAGCACACCAGCGCGAACATTTTAAAGTTTTAAGTAAAGATGTTATAGATATGGTTGCTATAACAGGAGCAGAGATGAAGCTTTACGAGCAGTTTTGCCCTATGTATGATGGCGGTACAGCTTGGCTAAGTACTAAAGAGGAAGTGCGCAATCCATACTATGGTAGTCAAATGTTAAAATGCGGCAAAGTACAACGTGAAATTAACTAA
- a CDS encoding heme-binding domain-containing protein: protein MKIVKIIAIVLLVAFVGIQFIPTTRNQSDTVPETDFMLVNNVPENIQNKLQVSCYDCHSNNTQYPWYNKIQPVAWFLEDHIKEGKAELNFNEWDSLSSRRKASKLRSIIKQIENGEMPLDSYTLIHSEATFTEAEAEELINFITQLKDSL from the coding sequence ATGAAAATTGTAAAGATTATAGCAATAGTACTACTGGTAGCGTTCGTGGGAATTCAATTTATTCCGACTACACGCAATCAAAGTGATACGGTACCCGAAACTGATTTTATGTTGGTTAACAATGTTCCGGAGAACATTCAAAATAAGTTACAGGTTTCCTGCTATGATTGCCACAGTAATAATACGCAATACCCTTGGTACAATAAAATTCAACCCGTTGCTTGGTTTTTGGAAGACCATATTAAAGAAGGAAAAGCTGAACTTAATTTCAACGAATGGGATTCATTATCCAGCCGAAGAAAAGCAAGTAAGTTAAGGTCTATTATCAAGCAGATTGAAAATGGCGAAATGCCTTTGGATTCTTACACTTTGATACATAGTGAGGCAACATTTACAGAAGCTGAAGCAGAAGAGTTAATCAATTTTATCACACAATTAAAAGATAGTTTATAA
- a CDS encoding DUF3347 domain-containing protein, producing MKNLKMSIAAMLLLAVSFTNAQEKEKMNHDHGDMKMDHSKMMNKNSDAKAEAILSDYFNLKDALVADDTKKAAQAGTKLVATLKAFDMGSYTKEQQKELADIIEDATEHAEHISESAIDHQREHFKTLSKDITDLVAITGTKNTLYQQFCPMYDKGSAWLSTSKEVKNPYYGSRMLKCGKVQKTIQNR from the coding sequence ATGAAAAATTTAAAAATGAGTATTGCAGCAATGCTATTGTTAGCAGTTTCTTTTACCAATGCACAGGAAAAAGAAAAAATGAACCACGATCACGGAGATATGAAAATGGACCATAGCAAAATGATGAATAAAAATAGTGACGCAAAAGCAGAAGCTATTTTAAGTGATTACTTTAATTTAAAAGATGCTTTAGTTGCGGACGATACAAAAAAGGCAGCACAAGCAGGAACAAAATTGGTAGCCACTCTTAAAGCATTTGATATGGGTAGTTATACAAAAGAACAACAAAAAGAGCTGGCCGATATCATAGAAGATGCTACCGAGCACGCAGAACATATTTCTGAAAGTGCCATAGACCACCAGCGCGAACATTTTAAGACCTTAAGTAAGGACATAACAGATTTGGTAGCTATTACGGGAACAAAAAACACGCTTTACCAACAATTTTGCCCAATGTACGATAAAGGTAGTGCGTGGTTGAGTACCAGCAAAGAAGTAAAAAACCCATATTACGGTAGCAGAATGCTTAAATGTGGAAAAGTGCAAAAAACTATTCAAAATAGATAA
- a CDS encoding PepSY domain-containing protein, whose translation MVNRKTAKWIRKAHRYLGIFLGIQFLMWTISGMYFSWTDIDEIHGDQFKKEKPRQTAFSNLLGTEQLASEEPIQTLKLLEIANEPYYWINEANLFSAKTGNEKNGITKAEAKQVANRYMLPDLEIRGIKRIEKVDAHHEYRGRPLPAYEISYKTPQNLKAYVAIENGAFQTVRHRNWRWFDFLWMTHTMDYQGRDNFNTIILRAFSLLGLITVLSGFLLWYISSPTIRKLVKKKRK comes from the coding sequence ATGGTCAACAGAAAGACAGCAAAATGGATTCGAAAAGCGCACCGATACTTGGGTATATTCCTCGGCATTCAGTTCTTGATGTGGACTATCAGCGGAATGTATTTTAGCTGGACGGACATTGATGAAATACACGGCGACCAGTTCAAAAAAGAAAAGCCACGGCAAACTGCTTTTTCCAACCTATTGGGGACTGAGCAATTAGCGAGTGAAGAACCAATCCAAACACTAAAATTATTGGAAATAGCCAATGAGCCGTACTATTGGATTAACGAAGCTAATTTATTTAGTGCTAAAACGGGAAATGAAAAAAATGGTATTACTAAAGCTGAAGCAAAACAGGTAGCCAATAGATATATGCTTCCCGATTTGGAAATAAGGGGTATAAAACGAATTGAGAAAGTAGATGCACATCACGAATACCGTGGTCGTCCATTACCAGCCTATGAGATTTCATATAAAACCCCACAAAACTTGAAGGCTTATGTCGCCATAGAAAATGGTGCATTTCAGACCGTTCGTCATAGAAACTGGCGCTGGTTCGATTTTTTGTGGATGACCCACACTATGGACTATCAAGGCAGGGACAACTTTAATACCATAATCCTGCGGGCGTTTTCATTGTTAGGGTTAATTACAGTATTAAGTGGGTTCTTACTTTGGTACATATCGTCGCCCACAATTAGAAAATTGGTTAAAAAGAAACGAAAATAA
- a CDS encoding DUF305 domain-containing protein produces the protein MESSNQNSKKKNYTKFVGMLVASFIAMYVTMYLNSYEIDHVYFSLTRFYMSCLGIAAMAIIMFVTMRNMYQNKKKNIAIVLGSIVLFGGALGLVRAQAPIIGDVLYMKAMIPHHSIAILTSKRADIQDPEVKKLADDIIKAQEKEIAEMKAMIKRLKNNK, from the coding sequence ATGGAAAGTTCAAATCAAAATTCAAAGAAAAAGAACTACACAAAATTTGTAGGTATGCTCGTGGCATCCTTCATAGCAATGTACGTTACAATGTACTTAAACTCTTATGAAATTGACCACGTCTATTTTAGTCTTACCCGATTTTATATGAGCTGTTTGGGTATTGCCGCTATGGCCATTATTATGTTTGTAACAATGCGTAATATGTACCAAAACAAAAAGAAAAATATAGCAATTGTTCTTGGAAGTATTGTTCTATTTGGTGGTGCGTTAGGCCTTGTGAGGGCACAGGCCCCAATTATTGGCGATGTGCTTTATATGAAGGCTATGATTCCGCATCACTCTATCGCCATTTTAACCAGTAAGCGAGCGGATATACAAGACCCGGAAGTGAAGAAATTAGCAGATGATATAATTAAAGCACAAGAAAAGGAAATTGCAGAAATGAAAGCAATGATTAAACGATTAAAAAATAACAAATAA
- a CDS encoding efflux RND transporter periplasmic adaptor subunit, with the protein MKKNIIYIGIALIVGLLGGFLLFGGDSTDKATNSAKDNHEHSEEIAANQMWTCSMHPQIMQPEPGDCPICGMDLIPAESGADGLNANEIKMTDNAMALANIQTSLVGQGQIGNNSLKLSGKIKANEESNAVQVTYFGGRIEKLYVNSTGERVGTGQRLATIYSPELVAAQQELLTASSLKESQPELYKAVRNKLKLWKLSEKQINAIENSGKVQENFPVYATVSGTVTQKMVEEGDYLKQGQPLYKIANLNTVWAEFDAYENQIASLKEGQTIKVTTNAYRNEVFDAKVSFIDPLLNSATRTVVVRAVLQNKKDLFKPGMFVEGKIEGAQTSTENTVSIPSTAVMWTGERSVVYVKTDPNKAVFEMKEVLLGNATGDSYTVLEGLKNGDEVVTNGTFTVDAAAQLQGKKSMMNQEGGKTMTGHEGHLGMQEDSSGENMDVTDHSQMKERIKVSNKFQIQLEQVFDDYILLKDALVNTDTKGAQQAGEQINQSLKKVDMKLLSDEKAHNHWMTIQKELKSSADAIENSSDIAAQRGHFKHLSAHMISGVQLFGVNQNVYIQFCPMADNNKGAYWISLEEEVRNPYYGEAMLTCGEVKATLK; encoded by the coding sequence ATGAAAAAAAACATCATTTATATAGGTATTGCCTTGATTGTTGGCCTTCTAGGCGGCTTTCTACTGTTCGGTGGAGATTCTACTGATAAGGCAACAAATAGTGCTAAAGACAATCACGAACATTCAGAAGAAATTGCTGCTAATCAAATGTGGACCTGTTCAATGCACCCACAAATTATGCAACCAGAGCCTGGCGACTGCCCAATATGTGGAATGGATTTAATTCCAGCTGAATCAGGTGCCGATGGACTCAATGCCAATGAAATCAAAATGACCGATAACGCAATGGCTCTAGCCAATATTCAAACGTCTCTTGTGGGACAAGGACAAATAGGAAATAATTCCCTAAAATTATCTGGAAAGATAAAAGCAAATGAAGAGTCAAATGCCGTACAGGTCACATATTTTGGAGGAAGAATTGAAAAACTATACGTTAATTCTACAGGAGAACGTGTTGGTACAGGGCAACGCTTGGCAACTATTTATTCGCCAGAATTAGTTGCGGCACAGCAAGAACTGCTTACCGCTTCATCCTTAAAAGAATCGCAACCAGAATTATATAAAGCTGTTAGAAACAAGCTTAAACTTTGGAAACTTTCAGAAAAGCAAATCAACGCCATAGAAAACTCTGGGAAAGTACAAGAAAACTTTCCTGTGTACGCAACCGTATCAGGAACGGTAACACAGAAAATGGTAGAGGAAGGAGATTATTTAAAACAAGGACAACCCTTATACAAAATTGCCAATCTCAATACAGTATGGGCAGAATTTGATGCTTACGAAAACCAAATTGCGTCCTTAAAAGAAGGACAAACCATTAAAGTAACCACCAATGCCTATAGAAATGAAGTGTTTGACGCCAAGGTCTCATTTATTGACCCCTTATTAAACTCTGCTACAAGAACGGTGGTCGTGAGAGCAGTTTTACAAAATAAAAAAGACCTCTTTAAGCCGGGAATGTTTGTGGAAGGAAAAATCGAGGGTGCTCAAACGAGCACAGAGAACACCGTTTCCATACCGTCAACGGCTGTTATGTGGACGGGCGAACGTTCTGTGGTCTATGTCAAAACAGACCCTAATAAAGCTGTTTTTGAGATGAAAGAAGTTTTATTGGGCAATGCCACTGGCGATAGTTATACCGTTCTTGAAGGTTTAAAAAATGGAGATGAAGTGGTAACTAACGGCACGTTTACAGTAGATGCCGCGGCACAGCTTCAGGGTAAAAAATCAATGATGAATCAAGAAGGAGGTAAAACTATGACGGGACACGAAGGGCATTTGGGAATGCAAGAAGATAGTTCTGGAGAAAATATGGATGTAACCGATCATTCTCAAATGAAGGAAAGAATTAAGGTTTCAAACAAATTTCAGATTCAGTTAGAACAGGTTTTTGATGATTACATTCTTTTGAAGGACGCATTAGTAAACACTGATACCAAGGGTGCTCAACAAGCAGGAGAACAAATCAACCAGTCCTTGAAAAAAGTAGATATGAAATTATTATCTGATGAAAAGGCACATAACCATTGGATGACCATTCAAAAGGAACTAAAGTCATCAGCAGATGCTATTGAGAACAGTTCAGACATAGCAGCACAAAGAGGGCATTTCAAGCATCTTTCGGCACATATGATAAGTGGTGTACAGCTTTTTGGGGTCAATCAAAATGTATATATCCAGTTTTGCCCAATGGCCGATAACAATAAAGGTGCCTATTGGATAAGTTTGGAAGAAGAAGTGCGAAATCCATATTATGGAGAGGCTATGTTAACCTGTGGAGAGGTAAAAGCAACTTTAAAATAA
- a CDS encoding helix-turn-helix domain-containing protein, with protein MSEIIYIKNMVCPRCISAVSNILKQLEISYASIKLGEVKLMSTLNTNTKKELSEALQNSGFNLIDDRKSQLIEQMKTLVVNKIHLSSRELNIKWADYVSDNIHLDYKYLSSLFSSVESITFEQYIINQKIERVKELIVYDELTLSEIAFKMNYSSVAYLSNQFKKLTGMTPSEFKKSTNKNRKSLDEI; from the coding sequence ATGAGTGAGATTATCTATATTAAAAATATGGTCTGCCCAAGATGTATCTCGGCAGTATCCAATATTTTAAAACAACTTGAAATATCCTATGCTTCTATTAAATTGGGAGAGGTTAAATTAATGTCAACATTAAATACAAACACCAAAAAAGAGCTTTCCGAAGCCCTTCAAAATTCAGGTTTCAATTTGATTGACGACCGTAAAAGTCAACTTATCGAACAGATGAAAACATTGGTTGTAAATAAAATTCATCTCTCATCCAGAGAACTGAACATTAAATGGGCAGATTATGTAAGCGACAACATACATCTTGATTATAAATATTTAAGCTCACTGTTTTCATCGGTTGAAAGTATCACCTTTGAGCAATACATTATCAACCAAAAAATTGAACGTGTCAAGGAACTAATAGTTTATGATGAATTAACCTTGAGTGAAATAGCCTTTAAAATGAATTACAGTAGCGTCGCTTATTTAAGCAATCAGTTTAAAAAGCTAACAGGAATGACCCCTTCGGAATTTAAAAAAAGTACTAATAAAAACCGTAAGTCATTAGATGAGATTTGA